The genomic interval CTACGAGTTGATGGGCTTCTTCGGGGCCGTGGCCGCGGCCTTTGCGCTGGGCTACTCGCAACTCGCCAAGGGCCACGTGGCCGTGACCATCCTTGACGAGCATCTGCCGCGCCGCCTGCGCCGCCTGCTCGATGCGCTGGGCGCGGCCATCGGCGGGGCCTTCTTCGCCGTGGCCGGGGTCGAGGTGGTCGATTTCGGCAACTTCATGGTCGCCACGGGCGAGCTTTCCGAGACCCTCAGACTGCCGTTTTACTGGTTCGTCTGGGGCGTGGGCGGCGGCTGCCTGCTCATGGCTTTCGTCCTCTTCGTGGACATGCTCGCGGCCCTGAGAAAGACCCCGGAGCGCGCCGCATGAACATGATGCTCGAAGGCCTGCTCGGCGTCGTCGTCCTGCTGGCGGTCATTTTCTTCCTGCGTATGCCTGTGGGTTTTGCCATGGCCGCCGTGGGTTTCTCGGGGCTCGTGCACGTCATGGGCCTTGCGGCCGCGCTCGGCCTCACCGGCAGCGAGATCTGGGAGACTTTCTCCTCCTACGGACTCACGGTCATCCCCCTGTTCGTGCTCATGGGGCAAGTCTGCTTCTATTCCGGGGTCAACCAGCGATTGTACCACACGGCCTACTGCTGGCTCGGCTCCATCAGGGGCGGCATGGCCATGGCCACGGTTATGGCCAGCGCGGGGTTCGCGGCCATCTCCGGCTCCAATTCGGCCACGGCCGCGACCATGAGCACCGTGGCCCTGCCCGAGATGAAGAAATACGGCTACAGCCCCGTGCTCTCGTCGGGCGCGGTGGCCGCGGGCTCGACACTCGGCGTGGTCATCCCGCCTTCGGTGGTCTTCATCATCTACGGGCTTCAGACCGGCACCTCCATCGCCAAGCTCTTCCTTTCAGGCGTGGTGCCGGGGCTCTTTCTGCTCTCGTCGTTTCTGGTCATCATCCATTTCGTCTGCCGCCTTCACCCCACCTGGGGCCCGGCCGGGCCAGGCGTGACCTGGGCCGAGAAGATCGCCTCGCTGACCGGCTCCCTGGAGATGGCCGCGCTCTTCGCGCTGGTCATGGGCGGCCTCGCCTTCGGCGTGTTCACGCCTTCCGAGGCGGGCGCGGCGGGCGCGGGGCTGGCCATCCTCATGAACACGGCCACATGCAAGCTTTCGCTCAAGGGGCTTTGGGTGGCGGTCATGGACACCATCCGCGTCTCGTGCATGATCCTGGTGATCATCATGGGCGCGGTCATCTTCGGCCGCTTCCTGGCGGTCACGCGGCTGCCTTTCGACATGGCCGACTGGGTGGCGGGGCTCGAACTGCCGGGCTTCGGCGTGATGCTGGTAATAAGCCTGATCTATCTTCTGGGCGGCATGATCATGGACGCCCTGGCGCTGTTGCTCATCACGCTGCCCATCTTCTTCCCCCTGGCCATGACGCTCGGCTACGATCCGGTCTGGTTCGGCGCTTACATCTGCGTGCTCACGACCATGGGGGCCATCACGCCGCCCGTGGGCATATCGAGCTACGTGGTCGCGGCCATGTCGCCGGGGCTCACGCTCTCCGAGGTCTTTCGCGGCGGCAACTACTTCCTGCTCGGCTTCCTCGCCTGCCTGGCCATGATGCTCATTTTCCCGGAGTTCGTGCTCTGGCTTTCGGGGCACGCGAACTGACATGGCGGGCGTCGTCACGGTCACGGTCGGCCCGGCCGAGTCCGGGATGAAGCTCCTGCTGTTTCTTGAGGCGCGCCTGGGCAAGGGCGTGCCGCGCGCGGCCATCCAGAAGTGGATACGCACCGGGCAGGTGCGCGTGGACGGCGGCCGGGCCAAGCCCTTCGACAGGCTCCTGGCCGGGCAGAGCGTGCGCATCCCGCCGCACGAGCCGGGCGAGACCGCGCCGGAACGACTGAAAGCCTCCGGTCCGCCGCTCGAAATCCTGTACGAGGACGCCGAAACAGTGGTCGTGAAAAAGCCGCGCGGCCTGGCTGCGCAGGGCGGAACGGGATTGAGCGACTCCGTGGCCGACCGGCTGCTTGCCATGTACGCGGGCACGAACGTCTCGCCCGCGCCGGTGCACCGGCTGGACCGTGAGACCACGGGCATTCTCGTGGCGGGCAAGACGCACGAGGCGCGCCGCCGCCTCTCGGAGATTTTTGCGGGCCGCGAGGCCAAAAAGACCTATCTGGCCTGGGTGGCAGGGCGCTGGCCCGAGGAACGCGCCGTGACGCTCTCGGACCGGCTGGAGAAGGCGGCCTCGGGCACGGGGCTGGAGAAGGTGCGCGCGGGCGCGGGCAGGCAGGCCCTGGCGCGCGTGCGGCCCCTGCGCCTGGGTGAGGGGGCGAGCCTTCTGGCCGTGGAGCTTTTCACCGGCCGCACGCACCAGATCAGGGTGCAGCTCGCCACGCGCGGCCATCCCGTGCTTGGCGACCGCAAGTACGGCGCGCCGCCGCACGCGACGCCGCTCATGCTGCATGCCTGGCGGCTGGAGCTGCCAGGGCTGCCGCCGCTCGTCTGCGCGCCGGACTGGGATGGCGAGTGGGCGCCATAGCCCGGTCTCTGGCTCTCGGCCAGTTTTCCGTAGTTAGCTAGCCGCCCGCCGCATAATCCAGATCCCCACGCCGCACACAGGCCATGAACCAGTTGTTGAAGGCCGTGAGCGACGCGATGTCGGCCGAGCGATAAACGGCCCGCCGTCTGAGCACGTTCTCCATGGCCGGGGGGAACGCGCCCTGGCCCGGGTTCTCGTAGGCGTAATGCCTGCTCCACGCCCCGATCTTCTGCCCCACGTAGTTTATGCCCCTGTCGATGACGAGTTGCAGCGGCAGGTGTACGGCCAGCTTCCACTCCAGATCGATGAAGCGCACGTCGCCGCTTTGCGGATGAAACATCACGTTTCCGGGATGCGCGTCGAGCAGCGCGCCAGGTACGAAAGGCCCGGCGGCGCGCTCGGCGTAGAGGGGCCTGCCGATGCGGGCGGCGCAAAAGGCGGCGAAATCCTCCGCGATCTTCGGCGAGGCCGGGATGCTTCGCGCCGCCATGAGGTCCATCCAGGCGAGCAGCGCGGTCCCCGCGCCAGGGGCGTCGCCCCGCTCCAGCAATGACAGGACGCGCATGAGCACGCTCACGTACCCGGCGAGGTAGGGCTCGACCGGCTTCACGTGTTGTTCTCCGCTGGCGAAGGCGCGCGGCGCAAGGTCGTGGACGCGGCGGCGCGAGACACTGATGGAGCCGTCGTCGCGGGCGTCGAAGCGGGTCTGGGTCTGGAAGGCGCGCGGGCAGCCGTCCACGTTGAAGGCCGTGGCCAGCATGGCGGAGTCGGCGCCCAGGGCCGGGGCGTGGGCGCCATCGCCCGCCAGCACCAGGAAGGAGTTCATGAAGTTGTGGGCGCAGCCCGCGTCCAGGGCGCTTTGCAGGAACGTGCGTTCGTTGAAGGCCGGTTCGTGCCTGCCGCCGTAGTCCCGCGTGGGCAGGTCCAGAAGCGGCAGGGGATCGAAAGAGGGGGTTTCGAAGGCGTGCTGGGAAAGGACGGCGTCGGGCACTTTGTAGTCGGGCGAGGGATAGAACCAGGACTGCGCTGCGAAGCCCGCGTCCGCGAGCAGCGCGGCGAGCGCGGGCCGGTCGAAGGTGCGCGCGCCGAACGGCCCGGCATAGCCGTTGACCCCGCAGTAGGGGCGGCCCGTGTGGTCCTCGGGCATGCCCGCGAGGTATTTGTGGCCCATGGCGTTCTCGATGGCCAGGATCAGGACGCCGTCCGGCCGCAGGTAGCGGCGCGCGGCGCGAAGCAGGTGCTCGTGCGGCCGCTCGTGGCGCACGTAGGTCTGCGCGTATTCGAGCACGCCGACCAGGATCACGTGCGAGAACTCGTCCGTGAACGGCAGGTTCGCGGCGTTGCCCACGACGATGCGCAGGTTTTTCGCCTTGCGGCAGCGCATCTGGATGACCTTGGCCCGGTCGGGCGAGCCTTCCGCTGCCACGACGCGCCCGGCCTTTTCGACCAGCAGCGAGGTCAGTGCGCCGCAGCCAGCGCCAAGCTCCAGCACCGAGGCGTCCGGTCCGAAGTCCATCCAGGCCAGAAGCGACTTGCGGCGCGGCGTGAGGTGGTAGTGCACAGCCCAGGGCAGGTCGTGGCCGACGAGGCCGTATTCGTCGTGGGCCGCCTCGCGCGAGAACAAGTCGAGCAGGGCCGCCTCGGACGAGTCGGCGTAGGGGATGCCCGGTTCCTCGAAGACGATGGGCGGCAGGCTGTCGTCGGGCATTCTCGTGGCTCCGTGTCGTCGCGCTTTTCAGTGATTTTTGGGCAATGCACGAGCGTTGTCTGTGGGTATGGGCGTGGCCTGCCGTCTTTGTACAAATATTGGATGCCTGTCGTCCAGAAGGGGATGAATGCGCTTTGCGACGAAAAGGCAGGGTGATGTTTGAAATGACGATCAATCTGCGAGAATATGCGTCATCGTCTGGCAAAGCTGGAATCCTCTGCGCAAAAAAAGCGAAAAGCCGCGCTTCTTCCAGAAGCGCGGCTTTTCGCTGAGTACGTTGTATCTTTTTTGGTCGGGGCGAGAGGATTTGAACCTCCGACATTCAGCTCCCAAAGCTGACGCGCTACCAGGCTGCGCCACGCCCCGACGGAAACGGATGCCTACAGCAAAGCGGCCGGGCTTTCAAGTTGCCCTGGACCACACGCCCGAAACTTCGCCCCCGCACTGCGGGCAGCGGCCGTCCTTGAGCCGGTTGCGCAGGACCGTGAAGCCGTCGCGCGTCACGCACGCGCAGCCGCAGGAGGGGCAGACCGTGGCGTTGTCTTCCCTGCCCGGAACGTTGCCCACGTAAATGTGTTCAAGGCCCGCCGCAATGCCCGCGGCCCTGGCGCGCTCCAGGCTTTCCACAGGCGTCGGGCCCCGGTCCGTGAGCCTGTAGGTGGGGTGAAAGCGCGAGACGTGCCACGGCGTGTGCGCGCCAAGCTCCTTGGCGATGAAGCCCGCGATGGCCGAAAGCTCTTCCTTGGAATCGTTCAGGTCCGGGATGACCAGGGTCGTGACTTCCAGGTGCCAGCCAAGGGAGCGGATAGTCTTCAGGTTCTCCAGCACCGGGGCCAGTCGGGCGCCGCATACCTCTTGGTAGAAACGTTCGCTGAAGGCCTTCAGGTCGATGTTGGCGGCCTGGACGAGCGGCGCGAGTTCCTCCAGGCAGCGGCCGGACATGAAGCCGTTGGAGACCAGGACGTTGGCGAGTCCGGCTTGCGCGGCCAGTCTGGCCGTGGCCTGTACGAGTTCGAAGAAGATCGTTGGCTCGGAGTATGTGTAGGAGATGGAGGCCGCGCCGGTCTCGCGCGCCGCGCGCACGATGTCCTCGGGCGAAACGTGCTGACCTTGGATGGGCTGGCCGGTCTTGGGTGACTGAGAGAGCGACCAGTTCTGGCAGAAGCCGCATTCCAGGTTGCAGCCCATGGTGCCGATGGAGAAGGAGGTCGTGCCCGGCAGGAAGTGGTAGAGCGGCTTCTTCTCGATGGGATCGAGGTTCATGGCCGCCACGCGGTCGAAAACAAGGGTGTACAGCTTGCCGTTTTTGTTCACGCGAACGCCGCATTTGCCCCGGCTGTCCGGTTCGATGACGCAGAAATGACTGCACAGTTCGCAATGAACGCGGTCCTTGGAAAGCGGTTTCCACAAAAGCGCCTCGTGCATGACGCACCTCCCTGGGCCGTCTGGCCCCTGCCCGGTCCCGTCCTTGCCGCGTGGTAGCCCGTCCGTGGGCTGCCCGACGCCGACTGGATGCGTCGAAATGCTATCACGTTTTTGGGGAATGCGACATCACTTGCCGGGCCAGATGATGACTGGCTTGACCTCCTTGATCTCGATGGTGGCGTTGTGCGCGGGCTGATCGACCGGCGGCCTCGGCGCGGTTTCCATGACCTGATCGCCGGTCACGGGGTCCTGGCCGATGAACGGCGCGCCCTGGCGGCCGCCCGTGCCCATCTGCACATCGCGGCGGTCGGGAGCCGTGTCTGGGTTCGGCGTGTAGCCGCCGTGGCCTTCGGCCCACGCGGCCGGAACCGAGCCGACGAGCAGCAAACCCGCCAGCAGCAGGCCGGGCAGCGAAAATCGGCGGGGCGCGCGGGGACACCGCGTCATAAAAGCGTCGATAAAATGGTGGCGGCATTGCATGGTTGTTCCTCGCAGGGTATGATATCTTGTGCTTTTTCTTGCGGTTCGGGTCTGAAACCCCTATACATCCCTTCACCTTTTCGGGGGAATTTATCAAGGATCATGCCATGAGCAAGCGCACGGACGCCTACACGGCCGCGGGAGTGGACACCGAGGCCGCAGGCCGGTTCATCGACGGCATCAAGTCCATGGTCGCATCGACCTACACCAAGGGAGTGATCTCGGACATCGGCGGTTTCGGCGGCCTGTTCAAGCCCGACATCGCGGGCATGCAGGAGCCGGTGCTGGTGGCCGGGACAGACGGCGTGGGCACCAAGCTGAAGCTCGCCTTCACCTTCGACCGCCACGACACCGTGGGTATCGACCTGGTGGCCATGAGCGTCAACGACATCCTGGTGCAGGGGGCGAAGCCGCTGTTTTTTCTGGACTACTTCGCCACAGGCAAACTGGACGGCGACAAGGCCACCACCGTGCTCCAGGGCATCGTGGAGGGCTGCCGCGAGGCCGAGTGCGCCCTGCTCGGCGGAGAGACGGCCGAGATGCCGGACTTCTATGCGGACGGCGAATACGACCTCTCGGGCTTTTGCGTCGGCATCGTGGACAACGCGCGCATCGTGGACGGGTCGAGCATTGCCGTGGGCGACGTGATCGTGGGGCTCGGTTCCACCGGCCCGCACTCCAACGGCTACTCCCTGATCCGCAAGATCCTGGCCGCCTCGAATCTTTCGGGCGGCGACGCGTTTCCCGGCACGGACAAGACCGTGGCCGAGGTGCTGCTCGCGCCCACGCGCATTTACGTCAAGCCCATCAAGGCCATCATGCGCGACCTGGAGATCAAGGGCATGGTGCACATCACCGGCGGCGGCTTCTACGACAACATTCCCCGCGTGCTGCCGCGCGGCGTGGCCGCCCGCATCGCTTTCGGCTCCTTCGCGGTGCCGCCGGTCTTCGCCTGGCTCAAGGCCCAGGGGAATCTTTCCTGGCCCGAGATGCTGCAGGTCTTCAACTGCGGCGTGGGCTACATGTGCATCGTGGCCCCGGAGGTCGCCCAGGACGTCATCGATCGTCTTTCGGGGATGCACATTCCGGCCTCCGTCATCGGCCGTATCGAGCCGCTGGAGAAGGGCATGGAACAGGTGATCGTGGACTTCCCCGAGGACGCCTGCCCGTAAGCGCCGCTTCAGCGAGCGAAATAAGGGCCGGGGCGCGTTTCGCGTCCCGGCTTTTTTGCGTGGCGCGGGCTAACCCGCGGTTTCGAGAGAGGGATTGAAGTAGCCCACGCCGAGTGTTGGCGCGGCCTTTTTCAGGCGCGTGAGGAAGTTGGCGAGGCCCATGCTCGGGCCCATGGGCACGGCGGCCAGCGTGTCGAGATACAGCTCTGGATCCAGGTTCAGGTTGCGCATCTGGATGAAGTCCACCTTTTCGTCCGCTATGAGCCCGGCCAGCGCGTCGAACTCCTCCTCGGTGTCGGAAAAGCCAGGAAAGAACAGGAAGTTGAGCGACACGAACAGGCCGTGGCGCTTGGCCTCTCGGATCGTCTCGCGCACGTCGGCGAAGGCGTAGCCGCGCGGCCGGTAGTAGGGCAGCCAGGAGCATTCGCGCGCCGAGTTGAGGCTCACGCGGATGGAGGAGAGCCCGGCCGCAGCGAGCGGGGCCATGGTCTGCGGCAGGCTGGCGTTGGTGTTGACGTTCACGGTGCCTTTGCCGCCCGCGCCGCGAAACAGCGCAACGGCCTTGGCGATGATCTTGGCCTCGGTCAGCGGCTCGCCTTCGCAGCCCTGACCAAAGGAGAAGATGGGCTGCTTGGCGCGCGCGCCGTGCGCCTGCATGACCTCCACGATCTCCTCGGGTTTGGGCGTGAAGCCGATGCGCTCCTGCGTGGCCGGAAAGCCCGAGTCCGGCGGCTGGGACGAGAGGCAGCCGATGCACGAGGCGTTGCAGGTCCGGGCCGTGGGTAGGGGGCACTCGAAGCGGCCCAGGGCCAGATTGCGCGCCGCCGG from Alkalidesulfovibrio alkalitolerans DSM 16529 carries:
- the purM gene encoding phosphoribosylformylglycinamidine cyclo-ligase; the encoded protein is MSKRTDAYTAAGVDTEAAGRFIDGIKSMVASTYTKGVISDIGGFGGLFKPDIAGMQEPVLVAGTDGVGTKLKLAFTFDRHDTVGIDLVAMSVNDILVQGAKPLFFLDYFATGKLDGDKATTVLQGIVEGCREAECALLGGETAEMPDFYADGEYDLSGFCVGIVDNARIVDGSSIAVGDVIVGLGSTGPHSNGYSLIRKILAASNLSGGDAFPGTDKTVAEVLLAPTRIYVKPIKAIMRDLEIKGMVHITGGGFYDNIPRVLPRGVAARIAFGSFAVPPVFAWLKAQGNLSWPEMLQVFNCGVGYMCIVAPEVAQDVIDRLSGMHIPASVIGRIEPLEKGMEQVIVDFPEDACP
- a CDS encoding class I SAM-dependent methyltransferase, with amino-acid sequence MPDDSLPPIVFEEPGIPYADSSEAALLDLFSREAAHDEYGLVGHDLPWAVHYHLTPRRKSLLAWMDFGPDASVLELGAGCGALTSLLVEKAGRVVAAEGSPDRAKVIQMRCRKAKNLRIVVGNAANLPFTDEFSHVILVGVLEYAQTYVRHERPHEHLLRAARRYLRPDGVLILAIENAMGHKYLAGMPEDHTGRPYCGVNGYAGPFGARTFDRPALAALLADAGFAAQSWFYPSPDYKVPDAVLSQHAFETPSFDPLPLLDLPTRDYGGRHEPAFNERTFLQSALDAGCAHNFMNSFLVLAGDGAHAPALGADSAMLATAFNVDGCPRAFQTQTRFDARDDGSISVSRRRVHDLAPRAFASGEQHVKPVEPYLAGYVSVLMRVLSLLERGDAPGAGTALLAWMDLMAARSIPASPKIAEDFAAFCAARIGRPLYAERAAGPFVPGALLDAHPGNVMFHPQSGDVRFIDLEWKLAVHLPLQLVIDRGINYVGQKIGAWSRHYAYENPGQGAFPPAMENVLRRRAVYRSADIASLTAFNNWFMACVRRGDLDYAAGG
- a CDS encoding RluA family pseudouridine synthase: MAGVVTVTVGPAESGMKLLLFLEARLGKGVPRAAIQKWIRTGQVRVDGGRAKPFDRLLAGQSVRIPPHEPGETAPERLKASGPPLEILYEDAETVVVKKPRGLAAQGGTGLSDSVADRLLAMYAGTNVSPAPVHRLDRETTGILVAGKTHEARRRLSEIFAGREAKKTYLAWVAGRWPEERAVTLSDRLEKAASGTGLEKVRAGAGRQALARVRPLRLGEGASLLAVELFTGRTHQIRVQLATRGHPVLGDRKYGAPPHATPLMLHAWRLELPGLPPLVCAPDWDGEWAP
- a CDS encoding TRAP transporter small permease, whose translation is MIALLERFRRLACNALAAVAGLAVLAMVALACANIIGRTFLSSPIGGTYELMGFFGAVAAAFALGYSQLAKGHVAVTILDEHLPRRLRRLLDALGAAIGGAFFAVAGVEVVDFGNFMVATGELSETLRLPFYWFVWGVGGGCLLMAFVLFVDMLAALRKTPERAA
- a CDS encoding TRAP transporter large permease, encoding MNMMLEGLLGVVVLLAVIFFLRMPVGFAMAAVGFSGLVHVMGLAAALGLTGSEIWETFSSYGLTVIPLFVLMGQVCFYSGVNQRLYHTAYCWLGSIRGGMAMATVMASAGFAAISGSNSATAATMSTVALPEMKKYGYSPVLSSGAVAAGSTLGVVIPPSVVFIIYGLQTGTSIAKLFLSGVVPGLFLLSSFLVIIHFVCRLHPTWGPAGPGVTWAEKIASLTGSLEMAALFALVMGGLAFGVFTPSEAGAAGAGLAILMNTATCKLSLKGLWVAVMDTIRVSCMILVIIMGAVIFGRFLAVTRLPFDMADWVAGLELPGFGVMLVISLIYLLGGMIMDALALLLITLPIFFPLAMTLGYDPVWFGAYICVLTTMGAITPPVGISSYVVAAMSPGLTLSEVFRGGNYFLLGFLACLAMMLIFPEFVLWLSGHAN
- the amrS gene encoding AmmeMemoRadiSam system radical SAM enzyme; this translates as MHEALLWKPLSKDRVHCELCSHFCVIEPDSRGKCGVRVNKNGKLYTLVFDRVAAMNLDPIEKKPLYHFLPGTTSFSIGTMGCNLECGFCQNWSLSQSPKTGQPIQGQHVSPEDIVRAARETGAASISYTYSEPTIFFELVQATARLAAQAGLANVLVSNGFMSGRCLEELAPLVQAANIDLKAFSERFYQEVCGARLAPVLENLKTIRSLGWHLEVTTLVIPDLNDSKEELSAIAGFIAKELGAHTPWHVSRFHPTYRLTDRGPTPVESLERARAAGIAAGLEHIYVGNVPGREDNATVCPSCGCACVTRDGFTVLRNRLKDGRCPQCGGEVSGVWSRAT
- a CDS encoding radical SAM protein, which produces MATRERLTPHLLAATPEGEIIEHPDLLMVVRRGHELALPRPDELIPLPEESELFLLEGRRAVGLDPESGRAEVVDDFAVAAFVAPAHTLSATAAFAVEDDAPVLPLFAYGAVGFANGRFYVCAKRVDRDRRQEFSGIDPEKIRQGANRLLKRFPDNRLVRHLAGCALTYSCPAARNLALGRFECPLPTARTCNASCIGCLSSQPPDSGFPATQERIGFTPKPEEIVEVMQAHGARAKQPIFSFGQGCEGEPLTEAKIIAKAVALFRGAGGKGTVNVNTNASLPQTMAPLAAAGLSSIRVSLNSARECSWLPYYRPRGYAFADVRETIREAKRHGLFVSLNFLFFPGFSDTEEEFDALAGLIADEKVDFIQMRNLNLDPELYLDTLAAVPMGPSMGLANFLTRLKKAAPTLGVGYFNPSLETAG